A single Hylaeus volcanicus isolate JK05 unplaced genomic scaffold, UHH_iyHylVolc1.0_haploid 12221, whole genome shotgun sequence DNA region contains:
- the LOC128883320 gene encoding uncharacterized protein LOC128883320 translates to MCNESISFGHEDPNLTYRTYFFDKALPKLLNWSQVHFLNGLNPYKNSNYGEHLILFDGKGFLVGGHSKHDVNVSQKTLMEETNDLKNVLIHGHDLITMTNVKDFSSCEQIQTYLLSNLDVYNSATPSSLKDHTLHLGSFASGPVFLLYGGRFESSNETLVDLNSHVLGFNLLSKCWVVLDNPSNCCPPARHSHASAIVPMAGSGSSLPEYTEYLIIFGGLGFPWVFDHNKSNNGNSSHVTERASVQGFLSDLVVLNDLWIFNFLAATWTCIELSCCPQERFGMSFIWLDASNLFMYGGEARTLLNDYLEEDISLDIQRSHRFALPYGRSILLNDSWCLHIDKIKLEEIFSNGGSIQTAVEWKQFPDDGTNPFRSHYASIGLTAWFPCFTYCQQKGLNFYECQDVWWTYHVKETLEETKDTRWETVRLLFLISGTTMNCDAVMYEVSNVFVGLVINTQSSTLPFKIVWKTINVGCVPKNQPFLGRRGHSVTFLQTFYDSTHTMDTQDSQTKEEGLLLSRPQKYYCLFVSRGITSTGENRDDFYLLHLSSLLPNVYDNKIGSSLKSQNKTLLKPHFSKSNILSLVSLPNNDKFATLSQIALSKQSNLFSPNVFHIFQSVWNHSALNFQSSVFQKGPIITRNFLFSLASMIRHPFSCVGYFLENSYSSKTNASTVHVSFEEWNDCEVLIFRDDGNGLSYTELYWLVNQFGHTNFSKKQNFNTFHLGFKFASSRLSHHCLVLTKTQDSYGVALFSPPLNAMLQTLQFVSPVVSWSRESNAPLSLSLDEADFQQRLHLILKYSPLQTTQVLQKEFQNFKHVTGSQFILFGLRKDLPYFYRTNDNQITFTSYRNPTLFTTPKASILYPKYNKFETNDNQLPTTAVKEGTLGAIGSIDLDEHFPMFQCSQRSFDYNLATYMYWFHLNAKQELYLNNCLISSNPSTTPSAKICKSEKQSLWDFLKEKLTYKLYLNNIHVEDHDDSITLLLGFLNKNITSYTSNLQPYEESKTVGCGDVCETGILFYSEGRLVKRALSCLPGIPELITPISTNTEPVKPSSFFIENLITAVINFPSSFHLKPTKENFDSTHNASLDHLNSQLDDILQTYSQIFHDDAKLKEYEASYNSRHTTQNCLV, encoded by the exons ATGTGTAACGAGTCAATTAGTTTTG GGCATGAAGACCCTAATTTGACGTATCGTACGTATTTTTTTGATAAGGCGTTACCAAAACTATTAAACTGGAGTCAAGTGCATTTTTTGAATGGTTTAAATCCTTACAAAAACTCAAACTATGGggaacatttaattttgtttgatggTAAAGGATTTTTAGTAGGAGGTCACAGTAAGCATGATGTGAATGTGAGTCAAAAAACGCTTATGGAGGAAAcgaatgatttaaaaaatgttttaattcatGGTCACGATTTGATAACCATGACAAATGTTAAGGATTTTAGTTCGTGTGAACAAATTCAGACGTATTTGCTTTCAAATCTTGATGTTTATAATAGTGCTACACCTTCTTCTTTAAAGGATCATACACTGCATTTAGGTTCTTTCGCGTCAGGCCCAGTGTTTCTTCTTTATGGTGGACGTTTTGAGTCCAGCAATGAAACATTGGTGGATTTAAATAGCCATGTTCTAGGGTTTAACCTTCTTTCAAAATGTTGGGTAGTCTTAGATAATCCATCCAATTGTTGTCCACCAGCACGTCATTCCCACGCTTCTGCTATAGTTCCCATGGCGGGTAGCGGGTCTTCGTTACCTGAATATACGGAGTACTTGATAATTTTTGGTGGTTTAGGATTCCCTTGGGTATTCGATCATAACAAATCAAATAATGGTAATTCTAGCCATGTTACTGAACGTGCAAGTGTTCAAGGTTTTTTATCTGATCTTGTCGTATTAAATGATTTATggattttcaatttccttgCGGCAACATGGACCTGTATTGAACTTTCTTGTTGTCCGCAAGAAAGATTTGGAATGTCTTTTATTTGGTTGGATGCTTCCAATCTTTTTATGTATGGTGGCGAAGCACGTACActtttaaatgattatttagAAGAAGATATATCATTAGATATTCAACGTTCTCATCGTTTCGCCTTGCCTTATGGCCgttccattttattaaatgattcaTGGTGTTTgcatattgataaaataaagctTGAAGAAATCTTTTCAAATGGCGGTTCAATTCAAACCGCTGTCGAATGGAAACAATTTCCTGATGATGGAACAAATCCTTTTCGATCACATTATGCATCAATAGGTCTAACAGCATGGTTTCCATGTTTCACTTATTGTCAACAAAAGGgtcttaatttttatgaatgtcAAGATGTTTGGTGGACATATCACGTGAAAGAAACTttagaagaaacaaaagatacACGATGGGAAACTGTGCGACTTTTATTTCTGATTTCTGGAACAACAATGAATTGTGATGCTGTTATGTATGAAGTTTCAAATGTTTTCGTGGGTTTGGTGATAAACACACAATCATCGACGCTACCTTTTAAGATTGTTTGGAAAACTATCAATGTTGGCTGCGTGCCGAAGAATCAACCTTTTCTTGGTCGACGTGGTCATTCCGTGACATTTCTACAAACATTTTATGACTCAACTCACACAATGGACACGCAAGATAGtcaaacgaaagaagaag GCCTCCTATTAAGTCGAcctcaaaaatattattgtctTTTTGTGTCCCGAGGTATTACAAGTACAGGAGAAAACAgagatgatttttatttattacatctTTCATCTCTTTTACCAAATGTGTACGACAATAAAATTGGTTCATCATTAAAGTCACAAAATAAAACTCTTTTAAAACCCCATTTTAGTAAATCCAATATTTTATCACTTGTTTCATTACCTAACAATGACAAATTTGCGACATTGTCGCAAATTGCATTGTCAAAACAATCCAATTTGTTCTCACCTaatgtttttcatatatttcaaagtgtgTGGAATCATTCAGCTTTGAATTTCCAATCATCTGTTTTTCAAAAGGGACCCATCATAActcgaaattttttattttccttagCTTCTATGATTCGTCATCCTTTTTCCTGTGTAggttattttcttgaaaattcctACAGTTCTAAAACCAATGCTTCCACTGTTCACGTTTCGTTCGAAGAATGGAATGATTgtgaagttttaatttttagagatGATGGTAATGGTCTTTCTTACACGGAGCTATACTGGCTCGTCAATCAATTTGGGCATaccaatttctcaaaaaaacaaa ATTTCAATACATTTCATTTAGGTTTCAAATTTGCTTCTTCTCGACTTTCTCATCATTGTTTAGTGTTGACGAAAACACAAGATTCATACGGAGTAGCGCTTTTCTCGCCACCTTTAAATGCAATGTTACAAACTCTTCAATTTGTATCTCCTGTTGTTTCCTGGTCACGCGAGTCGAATGCTCCTCTTTCTTTATCATTAGATGAAGCTGATTTTCAACAACGTTTACACTTAATCTTAAAATACTCCCCCTTACAAACAACCCAAGTCTTACAAAAGGAATTTCAAAACTTCAAACATGTGACGG GTagtcaatttattttgtttggatTACGAAAAGATTTACCTTACTTTTATCGAACCAATGACAATCAAATAACTTTTACATCTTACAGAAATCCGACTCTTTTCACAACACCCAAAGCGTCCATTTTATACCCAAAGTATAACAAA TTTGAAACAAATGACAATCAACTTCCTACGACGGCTGTAAAAGAGGGCACATTAGGCGCTATAG GAAGTATAGATTTAGACGAACATTTCCCAATGTTCCAATGTTCTCAACGCTCATTCGATTATAATCTGGCAACCTATATGTACTGGTTTCACCTCAATGCTAAGCAAGAATTGTAcctaaataattgtttaatttcctCTAATCCATCAACAACACCCTCAGCTAAAATATGCAAGTCGGA GAAACAGTCATTGTGggattttttgaaagaaaaattgacttACAAA ctctatttaaataacattcatGTTGAAGATCACGACGACTCTATTACACTACTATTaggttttttaaataaaaatatcacgtCGTACACAAGCAATTTACAACCTTATGAAGAATCTAAGACCGTGGGATGCGGTGACGTATGTGAAACAG gcattttattttattccgaaGGCCGTTTAGTCAAAAGAGCACTCTCATGCTTACCAGGCATTCCTGAACTTATAACACCCATTTCGACGAACACTGAGCCTGTGAAACCATCATCGTTTTTTATTGAGAATCTCATAACAGCTGTGATTA atttcccttcaagttttcatttaaaacctacaaaagaaaattttgacaGTACCCATAATGCGTCGCTTGATCATCTTAATAGTCAAT TGGATGACATTTTACAAACATACTCCCAAATTTTTCATGATGATgccaaattaaaagaatatgaaGCGTCTTACAATAGCCGACACACAACACAAAACTGTTTAGTGTAA
- the LOC128883321 gene encoding CWF19-like protein 2, which yields MLSGIQFVHKNKYVSKSLKKTKTSLKQREQKHVLFHEEQCYHEEGNTSTNTQLETKAKREEWMLGDFDTILQGQTYKSHRGTRPVQPKGDPDAVKILRDRELNPFYLNGENGLPSTMQLKSLQEKSRNTPTHISKNECTVHCPPQLLKGIYVKQKSNVMDKKKLSRNSQEDNTIHLNKCQHKTTLQLSNKKEFENLAHHQDDANQLALNKLRKNNQAKMNESSRRDNAEHNPQHELKYAVQLTTFSSNKTGQDKWEKVTTLKTKNSYKLRNKTRNSSLDALCKETHTSSISDLDTLLEKNMERYHFEEYGENHDEIGQYSEMRIEPKRLKTIRNTSVPNGSFNVGTVPFSRRPSKCFFCFDNETFEKIRHTSLVAVSQQAYLCYQSFKQCVVPFHLFISPKKHVGSSANLEENVYQEIRNFQKSLVACLDAQNIGVVFIESMTYNVEKEKQFLGGGSHLVIDCLGIPVENFEDCKIYFYKALSEYGDEWSQNKKLIPVPTSSQGCRKILPKNFPYFYVNFGLGEGYLHLIEDNHFSKSFGIEIIKGIMETDRFTTCFSSTVDLQNTILSFKKKYEKYDWTQSRYHV from the exons ATGTTATCTGGAATACAAtttgttcataaaaataaatatgtttcaaagtctttaaaaaaaactaagaCTTCACTAAAACAACGGGAACAAAAACATGTATTGTTTCATGAG GAACAATGTTATCATGAAGAAGGTAACACAAGTACTAACACTCAACTCGAAACAAAAGCTAAACGTGAAGAATGGATG TTAGGAGATTTCGATACTATTTTACAAGGGCAAACATACAAATCGCATCGAGGAACGCGACCAGTACAA CCGAAAGGTGATCCTGACGCCGTGAAAATTCTTCGTGACAGAGAATTGAatcctttttatttgaatggaGAAAATGGTTTACCTTCCACAATGCAACTCAAGTCTTTGCAGGAAAAATCGAGAAATACACCTACACACATTTCAAAAAACGAATGCACAGTTCATTGTCCACCTCAATTACTTAAAGGAATTTATGTAAAGCAAAAAAGCAATGTAATGGacaagaaaaaattgtctcgaaattCACAAGAGGATAACACGATTCATCTGAATAAGTGTCAACATAAAACGACTTTACAATTGtctaataaaaaagaatttgaaaatcttGCTCATCATCAAG ATGACGCCAATCAATTAGCTTTGAACAAGTTACGAAAAAATAACCAAGcgaaaatgaatgaaagttCAAGAAGGGACAATGCTGAGCACAACCCTCAACATGAGCTCAAATATGCAGTCCAATTAACCACTTTCTCCTCGAACAAAACAGGTCAAGACAAATGGGAGAAAGTCAcgacattaaaaacaaaaaattcatacaa GCTAAGAAACAAGACGAGAAATTCGTCGTTGGATGCCTTGTGTAAGGAAACGCATACGAGTAGCATTAGTGATTTGGATACCttgcttgaaaaaaatatggaaag ATATCATTTTGAAGAATATGGTGAAAACCATGATGAAATAGGACAATATTCAGAAATGCGGATCGAGCCAAAGCGGTTGAAAACAATCCGTAACACATCAGTTCCCAATGGGTCTTTCAATGTCGGTACTGTTCCGTTTTCTCGACGTCCATCAAA atgtttcttttgttttgataatgaaacgtttgaaaaaatacGGCATACGTCTTTAGTTGCCGTGTCACAACAGGCATATTTATGTTATCAAAGTTTCAAGCAGTGTGTTGTGCCTTTTCATCTCTTTATAAGCCCCAAG AAACACGTAGGGTCGTCAGCGAATTTGGAGGAAAATGTGTACCAAgaaattcgtaattttcaaaaatcattaGTAGC TTGTTTAGACGCCCAAAATATTGGAGTCGTTTTCATTGAAAGTATGACGTACAATGTGGAGAaggagaaacaatttttaggtGGAGGAAGCCATCTTGTTATTGATTGTTTAGGTATTCCTGTGGAAAATTTTGAAGATTGCAAG atatatttttataaagcaTTGTCGGAGTATGGTGATGAATGGtctcaaaataaaaagttgattCCTGTACCGACATCCAGTCAAGGATGTCGAAAGATTTTACCTAAAAACTTTCCTTATTTCTACGTTAATTTCGGTTTAG GTGAAGGGTACCTACATTTGATAGAAGACAATCATTTCAGCAAATCTTTTGGCATTGAAATAATCAAAGGTATCATGGAAACGGATAGATTTACTACTTGTTTTTCATCCACAGT ggatttacaaaatactatTCTATCTTTTAAGAAGAAGTACGAAAAGTACGATTGGACACAATCCAGATATCACGTATAA